The Methanothrix sp. genome window below encodes:
- a CDS encoding geranylgeranylglyceryl/heptaprenylglyceryl phosphate synthase, which translates to MLRKRVEIGPVESELWDAVESHGAAHLTLIDPASQDPERAAQMARSAADAGTTAIMVGGSVGATGSTLDRTVRAIKESVDLPVILFPSSAAGLCDSADAVFFMSLLNSRSTGYLIENQALGAPVVSRYRLEAIPMGYIVVEPGGTVGWVGDAKLVPRRKPEIAAAYALAGRYLGMRLIYLEAGSGAESPVPASMVSAVRDAIGDALLVVGGGIRDAESARKLVSAGADLIVTGTGVEQSGDVFGFVRDMVTAIHV; encoded by the coding sequence ATGCTCAGAAAGCGTGTCGAGATAGGTCCTGTGGAGTCGGAGCTCTGGGATGCCGTGGAGTCGCACGGCGCGGCACACCTGACCCTCATAGATCCGGCGTCGCAGGATCCGGAGCGGGCTGCGCAGATGGCGAGATCAGCAGCGGACGCGGGCACCACGGCTATCATGGTCGGCGGATCTGTCGGTGCCACCGGCTCCACACTGGACAGGACCGTTCGCGCCATAAAGGAATCTGTGGATCTGCCGGTGATTCTCTTTCCTAGCAGCGCTGCGGGTCTTTGCGATAGCGCTGATGCTGTATTCTTCATGAGCCTTCTGAACTCGAGATCCACCGGATACCTCATAGAGAACCAGGCGCTGGGCGCGCCGGTTGTCTCCAGATACAGACTCGAGGCGATACCCATGGGCTATATAGTGGTGGAGCCTGGGGGTACGGTCGGGTGGGTTGGTGACGCGAAGCTCGTGCCGCGGAGAAAGCCAGAGATCGCGGCTGCGTATGCCCTCGCCGGGCGCTACCTCGGGATGCGGCTGATATATCTGGAGGCAGGCTCTGGCGCAGAGTCGCCCGTGCCTGCCAGCATGGTATCTGCGGTCAGGGATGCCATAGGTGATGCCCTTCTTGTCGTGGGCGGCGGGATACGCGACGCAGAGAGCGCCAGGAAGCTCGTGTCTGCGGGCGCAGATCTGATTGTCACCGGCACAGGCGTCGAGCAGTCCGGCGACGTCTTCGGGTTTGTTAGGGATATGGTCACAGCGATACATGTCTAG
- a CDS encoding Xaa-Pro peptidase family protein — MSRDAVVGAVRALGVDGLLLVGDSICDPDIFYASSFLSSDRFAVLITDRVHLLVSSMERSRASAESKADAVETTSDYSLKSWIEELGSAEKAYMRVLEEFVSARGISRLGMPSNAPAGIYRGLSGRFDLVLLDRPFERVRAVKTPEEISAIEDVQGACESAMDVAVKLIKKSKPSGGILVSDGAPLTSERVRCAVELRLAELGCETLDTIVCGGLMSSNPHSRGTGPLPADMPIVIDIFPRSKISRYFADMTRTVVRGEPSSEIVEMYNAVKAAQEAGLMCIKDGVSGADVHEAVCRTFDDFGYKEREEKGFIHSTGHGVGLSIHESPSLSERGEMLRSGNVVTVEPGLYYPDTGGVRLEDLVVVRGNGCRNLTAFEKELVIR; from the coding sequence ATGTCTAGAGATGCTGTTGTTGGCGCTGTCAGAGCTCTTGGAGTCGATGGGCTGCTTCTTGTGGGCGACAGCATCTGCGATCCTGACATATTCTATGCATCGAGTTTCCTCTCCAGCGACAGGTTCGCTGTGCTGATCACAGACAGGGTTCACCTTCTGGTATCCAGCATGGAGAGATCGAGAGCCTCAGCAGAATCAAAGGCTGATGCGGTGGAGACGACGAGTGATTACTCCCTGAAATCCTGGATCGAAGAGCTCGGGAGTGCTGAGAAGGCATACATGAGGGTCCTCGAGGAGTTCGTCTCTGCACGCGGGATCTCGCGGTTGGGGATGCCCTCGAATGCTCCGGCTGGCATTTACAGAGGCCTGTCTGGGCGATTCGATCTCGTACTCCTGGACAGACCATTCGAGCGTGTCCGTGCTGTTAAAACGCCTGAGGAGATCTCCGCGATTGAGGATGTCCAGGGGGCATGTGAATCTGCGATGGATGTCGCAGTAAAACTCATCAAAAAATCGAAACCTTCTGGTGGCATTCTTGTTTCAGACGGCGCGCCTCTCACCTCTGAACGAGTGAGATGCGCTGTTGAGCTCAGGCTGGCGGAGCTTGGATGCGAGACCCTGGATACAATAGTCTGCGGCGGTCTCATGAGCTCCAATCCGCATTCAAGGGGCACTGGACCGCTTCCCGCGGACATGCCGATAGTCATAGACATATTCCCTCGATCGAAGATCAGCAGGTACTTTGCGGACATGACCCGCACAGTCGTCCGCGGGGAGCCGTCGTCGGAGATCGTGGAAATGTACAATGCTGTGAAGGCTGCTCAGGAGGCGGGGCTGATGTGCATAAAGGATGGCGTGAGCGGGGCTGATGTGCACGAGGCTGTGTGCAGGACATTCGATGATTTTGGATACAAAGAGCGCGAGGAGAAGGGCTTCATCCACTCAACAGGCCATGGCGTCGGGCTGTCGATACATGAGAGCCCATCTCTGAGCGAGCGTGGGGAGATGCTCAGATCGGGCAATGTGGTCACCGTCGAGCCCGGGCTTTACTACCCCGATACTGGCGGCGTCAGGCTTGAGGATCTCGTTGTTGTCAGGGGGAATGGCTGCAGGAACCTGACGGCATTCGAGAAAGAGCTCGTGATCCGGTAG
- a CDS encoding TIGR00341 family protein gives MELRLIEVVLPERNLEALEKLLDGRGEVLDVMLLRSLGSYRYPVLGVWRERFSTEEIIVRILASAEKTEALTDLISDRFSNEDGFRINIIPVMATIPGMPERAEPSHTEVSPEDNKVSKERISREELYSSLETAAKLTKVYIAMIVLSSIIAAAGLLSNNVVLIIGAMVVAPLMGPNVALALATTLGDLTLARNALRTDLVGISLAIILSVLLGFVLPVDPSMPEIRSRTSVGLAEVIVAFASGCAGVLAFTTAAPAVIIGVAVAVSLLPPLVAFGLLLGAGYVSHATGALLLFLVNLISVNLAGVATFIAQGILPRNWWEADRARRATSIAIVLWVLLLAALLMILAFRI, from the coding sequence ATGGAGCTTCGTCTGATCGAGGTGGTCCTTCCAGAAAGGAATCTTGAGGCTTTGGAGAAGCTGCTCGACGGCAGGGGCGAGGTTCTCGATGTTATGCTGCTGAGATCCCTTGGCTCCTACAGGTATCCTGTTCTGGGCGTATGGAGGGAGCGCTTCTCCACAGAGGAGATAATCGTAAGAATACTTGCATCCGCCGAGAAGACCGAGGCTCTGACAGACCTCATATCAGATCGTTTTTCTAATGAGGATGGCTTCAGGATAAATATAATCCCAGTTATGGCCACAATACCGGGCATGCCGGAGAGGGCAGAGCCAAGTCACACAGAGGTATCTCCAGAGGATAACAAGGTCTCGAAAGAGCGGATCAGCCGGGAAGAGCTCTACTCGTCCCTGGAGACTGCAGCGAAGCTGACCAAGGTGTACATCGCCATGATAGTTCTGTCATCCATCATAGCAGCAGCCGGCCTGCTCAGCAACAATGTTGTGTTGATAATCGGTGCAATGGTGGTGGCTCCGCTGATGGGCCCGAATGTCGCCCTGGCGCTTGCCACCACGCTGGGAGATCTGACACTGGCAAGAAATGCACTGAGGACCGATCTCGTCGGGATCTCGCTTGCCATAATCCTGTCGGTTCTTCTTGGATTTGTTCTCCCGGTCGATCCATCGATGCCTGAGATCCGATCAAGAACAAGTGTTGGGCTCGCAGAGGTTATTGTCGCGTTCGCATCAGGATGTGCAGGTGTTCTGGCGTTCACCACTGCAGCCCCAGCTGTGATAATTGGCGTGGCTGTCGCAGTCTCCCTTCTACCTCCACTTGTTGCTTTTGGTCTGCTCCTGGGCGCAGGGTATGTCTCACATGCAACCGGCGCACTCCTGCTCTTTCTTGTTAACCTGATATCCGTGAACCTTGCTGGCGTTGCAACGTTCATAGCGCAGGGGATACTTCCCAGAAACTGGTGGGAGGCTGACAGAGCCAGAAGGGCAACATCCATAGCGATTGTGCTGTGGGTGTTGCTGCTTGCGGCTCTGCTGATGATACTTGCCTTCAGAATCTGA
- a CDS encoding glyceraldehyde-3-phosphate dehydrogenase: protein MNKNAGFVGFDGTESKRTIFALHAVKQAAGIGGDINVLVRKPHARAVSMLRKMIRICGVRAYASSDEDRAKWESAGFRLEGGYRDFFDSSEFIMIGTPGDEELPYLKSGLEHGCFVALMGGAHRDELQKGLEEEGFQLTDDVREDLRREFFFGLENYERFLKAKPKVVQCTSCNTTGLSRLAYAARPLGLCGMIGNIDRRHGDPHTVVRASPSAIQFGRGAGHQGADAGTIFKDVKFSIRASKVPTTVPHTNFLNLIFKGHPTPQELVERLASTREVVVIPYQDAGGRRHEWTSEILEAFLSGFERPISPEIFELLVSDAIIPFELGDYTIMQTVSMVEQMSIAVPNHVEAYMLSCGYPAADVHETVDRAIGVVHGIWPDRLSI from the coding sequence TTGAATAAGAACGCTGGCTTTGTGGGTTTTGATGGCACGGAGAGCAAGAGGACCATATTCGCCCTGCATGCCGTTAAGCAGGCAGCCGGCATCGGTGGCGACATAAATGTGCTCGTGAGAAAACCGCACGCCAGAGCTGTATCGATGCTGAGGAAGATGATCAGGATCTGCGGTGTCAGGGCATATGCCAGCAGTGACGAGGACAGAGCAAAATGGGAGAGCGCGGGTTTCAGGCTTGAGGGAGGATACAGGGATTTTTTCGATAGCTCCGAGTTTATCATGATCGGCACACCGGGGGATGAGGAGCTCCCCTACCTGAAATCAGGGCTTGAACACGGCTGCTTTGTCGCTCTGATGGGGGGAGCCCACAGGGATGAGCTGCAGAAGGGCCTTGAGGAGGAGGGCTTCCAGCTCACAGATGATGTGAGGGAGGATCTCAGGAGGGAGTTCTTCTTCGGGCTTGAGAACTACGAGAGATTTCTTAAGGCGAAGCCAAAGGTCGTGCAGTGCACAAGCTGCAACACGACAGGCCTGAGCAGGCTTGCATATGCCGCGCGGCCTCTCGGTCTCTGCGGCATGATCGGGAATATCGACAGAAGACATGGTGATCCGCACACGGTCGTGCGCGCATCGCCAAGCGCCATACAGTTCGGGAGGGGCGCAGGGCATCAGGGTGCAGATGCTGGCACGATATTCAAGGACGTAAAGTTCTCGATACGCGCCTCTAAGGTGCCGACGACGGTACCGCACACGAACTTTCTCAACCTGATCTTCAAGGGGCACCCGACACCGCAGGAGCTCGTCGAGAGGCTTGCCAGCACGCGCGAGGTGGTCGTGATACCCTACCAGGATGCGGGCGGAAGACGGCACGAGTGGACGAGCGAGATCCTCGAGGCATTTCTGTCTGGCTTTGAGAGGCCAATCTCTCCGGAGATATTCGAGCTTCTTGTATCAGATGCGATAATACCATTCGAGCTCGGCGATTACACGATCATGCAGACGGTCTCGATGGTTGAGCAGATGTCGATCGCTGTGCCAAACCATGTTGAAGCGTACATGCTCTCATGCGGCTACCCCGCTGCTGATGTGCACGAGACGGTGGACAGAGCCATCGGAGTGGTCCATGGCATATGGCCGGACAGGCTGAGCATCTGA
- the endA gene encoding tRNA-intron lyase — protein sequence MAGQAEHLRMSDEPLLGRLESGRVHLGKDAVRAIYEQGYFGRPLQDGLELTLVEAAYLLDRSRLRIESDGNILSFRSFFELASSFEKGFEFRYVVYKDLRERGYYVQPGIPDFRVYPRGGHPGKTPAEFYVLVVSERTPLPLERIVEPLRLSSQMRRRLMLAVVDEESDITYYEVRVSNPAGRTEAAEPGGQATLLDDRVVLWDPAASERLHRHGFYGKMIGERLQLSLVETAYLLERGMIQLVDRSGAPVPFEELMKRASEIEDEFDMKYRVYRDLRDRRLVVKTGFKFGTHFRVYKSVDAEKRGTHSEYLVHTVRGDHVFHLPVLSRAVRLAHSVRKMMVFAYTDDGVEYVEIRRLKP from the coding sequence ATGGCCGGACAGGCTGAGCATCTGAGAATGTCAGATGAGCCGCTGCTCGGAAGGCTTGAGTCTGGAAGGGTGCATCTCGGAAAAGATGCTGTGAGGGCCATCTACGAGCAGGGCTACTTCGGGCGGCCTCTTCAGGACGGGCTTGAGCTGACGCTCGTCGAGGCCGCATATCTTCTCGACAGATCCAGATTGAGGATCGAGTCTGATGGGAATATCCTGAGCTTCCGGAGCTTCTTCGAGCTCGCATCCTCCTTTGAGAAGGGCTTCGAGTTCAGGTATGTCGTCTACAAGGACCTGAGGGAGAGGGGCTACTATGTCCAGCCCGGGATACCGGACTTCAGGGTCTACCCGCGCGGCGGTCACCCCGGAAAGACGCCTGCAGAGTTCTACGTGCTCGTCGTCTCTGAGAGGACTCCGCTGCCTCTGGAGAGGATCGTTGAGCCGCTGAGGCTCTCAAGCCAGATGAGGAGACGGCTAATGCTTGCGGTCGTCGATGAGGAGAGCGATATAACATACTACGAGGTGAGGGTATCGAATCCCGCAGGCAGGACAGAGGCTGCAGAGCCCGGCGGGCAGGCGACGCTTCTTGATGACAGGGTGGTGCTCTGGGACCCTGCGGCATCGGAGCGGCTGCACAGGCACGGCTTTTATGGAAAGATGATCGGAGAGAGGCTCCAGCTCTCGCTTGTGGAGACCGCATACCTTCTTGAGAGGGGCATGATCCAGCTCGTTGACCGATCAGGTGCTCCAGTCCCGTTTGAGGAGCTGATGAAAAGGGCGTCAGAGATCGAGGATGAATTTGATATGAAGTACCGGGTCTACAGGGATCTGAGGGACAGGAGGCTTGTCGTGAAGACAGGCTTCAAGTTCGGCACGCACTTCAGGGTGTACAAGAGCGTCGATGCGGAAAAGAGGGGCACGCACTCAGAGTACCTGGTGCATACTGTGAGAGGTGATCATGTGTTTCACCTCCCCGTGCTCTCCAGAGCGGTCCGTCTGGCTCACAGCGTGCGCAAGATGATGGTGTTCGCATACACCGATGACGGCGTGGAGTATGTGGAGATAAGGAGGCTCAAGCCATGA